The Brevundimonas vesicularis genome includes the window ACAGCGCCAGCGGGATCACGGTCGCCGGGCCATTCACCAGCGCCCAGATCAGGCCGGAGGGCGACCCAAATCCGACCGCCTGACCGTGGGTGGTCAACCAGGCCAGGAAGACCGCGCCAATGGGCAGCAGCACCAGACATTCCACGAACAGACCAGTCTGGGCCGAGGCGGGCACGCGTTTTCGGATCACCGCATAGGCGCAGAAGGTGACGGCCAGGGTCAGGCCGATGATCGGCACATGCCCGAGGGCGATCGTCTGGATCACGACCCCGATGGCGGCCAGACCGATGGCGAGCGCGCTCCAGCGGTCGATCTTCTCGCGGAACAGCACGGCGCCGGCCGCCATGTTGAGCAGGGGATTGATATAGTAGCCGAGGCTGGCCTCCAGCGTCGCGTGATGCGTGGTGGCGAAGACGTAAAGGCTCCAGTTGGTGCCGATCAGCAGCGCGGACAGGGCCAGCCAGGCCAGGGTGCGCGGCGTGGCCAGCACCCGGCGCGCCTCGCCCCATTGCCCGGCCAGCAGCAGGACCAAGCCCGCCACGAAGACCGACCAGACCGCCCGATGCGCCAGGATTTCGGGCGCGCCGAAGCCGTGCGCCGCCATCGCCATGAAGAGCAGCGGCAGCAGCCCCCACAGGGTGTAGCAGGCGATGGCCGTGCCGACGGCGCGGCCGTCGGCAGGGGGTGCGTGGGCGTTCATGACGGTTGAGACCGCCTAGACCGTGATCGAACGATATCCCGACGACGACTTGATCACGCCGGTCTCGTCCAGAAGCTGCGCGATCTGGACGGCGTTCAGGGCGGCGCCCTTGCGCAGGTTGTCGGACACGACCCAAAGGTTCAGGCCGTTCTCGACGGTCGTGTCCTTGCGGATGCGGCTGACATAGACGGCGTGTTCGCTGGCCGCGTCGACGGGGGTGATATAGCCGTCGTGCTCCTGCTTATCGATGACCAGCACGCCCGGCGCCTCGCGCAGGATGGCGCGGGCCTCGTCGGGTTCGATGGGGCGGTCGAACTCCACATTCACGGCCTCGGAGTGACCCACGAAGACGGGCACGCGCACGCAGGTGACGGTGACCTTGATGTCGGGGTCCAGCATCTTGTGCGTCTCGTCCGACATCTTCTTCTCCTCGTCGGTGGAGCCGTCCTCGAGGAAGGAGCCGATGTAGGGGATGACGTTGAAGGCGATCTGTTTGGGGAACTTCTTGGGCGTGGCGTCGCCCAGGCCGTAGATGGCCTTGGTCTGGTTCCACAGCTCGTCCATGCCTTCCTTACCGGCGCCAGACACCGACTGATAGGTCGAGACCACGACTCGCTTGATCTTGGCCGCATCGTGCAGCGGCTTCAGCGCCGTCACCAGCTGGATGGTCGAGCAATTGGGGTTGGCGATGATGTTCTTCTTGGTCGCGTCCTTAATGGCGTCCGGGTTCACCTCGGGCACGATCAGCGGCACGTCGGGGTCCTTGCGGAAGGCCGAGGAGTTGTCGATCACGATGGGACCGGCCTTGCCGATCTTCTCGGACCATTCCTTGGACACCGCGCCGCCGGCGGACATCAGGACGATATCGACCTTTGAGAAGTCGAACTGTTCGATGTCCTGGCATTTGACGGTCTTGTCGCCGAAGGAGACCTCGACGCCCTTGGACTTGCGCGAGGCGATGGCGTGGATTTCATCGACGGGGAATTCCAGCTCCTCGAGGATGTTCAGCATTTCGCGGCCCACATTGCCCGTGGCTCCGACGATGGCGACGCGATAACCCATTTTTTCTCGTCCTTCGGACGCGCTACCGCTCGGCCCACGGGGCCTCGCTGCTTGAGCGCATTGTAGTGATGGCCCTGCAAATAGGCGTTCAGAGCTGTGAAGCAATCGCTTTTCACTGTACCGGGCTTTAAGCAGTCCTCCCATGACCTCCCGTATTCGCAACGCCTACGACATCCGCGTGGAAGAGGGCGTGCTGACGCCCGATCCGGCGCAGGAGAGCGTGATCACGGCGCTGGAGCGGCTGGAGGTCGATCTGGCCAAACGCGGCCTGTTCGGCAAGGCGCCGGAGGTCCGGGGCATTTATCTCTACGGCCCGCCCGGACGCGGCAAGTCGATGCTGATGGACCTGTTCTATTCGGCGACGCCGGAGCCGCGAAAGACGCGCGCCCACTTTCACGCCTTCATGGCCCGTATCCACGACCTGGTGAAACAGTGGCGCGAGGGGGATGCGAAGACCCGCAAGGCCGTGTTCGGAACCCATAGGGGCGACGACCCCATCCCGCCGATCGCAAAGCTGATCGCGTCGGAAGCCCGGCTGCTGTGTTTCGACGAACTGCAGGTCACCGACATCGCCGACGCCATGATCCTGGGCCGGTTGTTCGAAGCCCTGTTCGAGGATCGGGTGGTGCTGGCCATCACCTCGAACCGCGCGCCGGAGGACCTCTACAAGAACGGCATCAACCGCCAGCTCTTCCTGCCCTTCATCGACATCATCCGCGAGCGTTGCGTGGTGGTCGAGACGGCCGGGACGCGGGATTGGCGGCTGGACCGGATGACCTCGGCCCAGGTCTGGCACACGCCGGACGACCGCGCGGCGTTCGAGGCGTTATGGCGCGAGCTGAAGGGGGGCGAGCCGGAAGAACCGGCGCACCTGAGCGTGTTGGGCCGCGATGTGGTGGTGCAGCGCACCGTGGGATCGATGGCGAGGGCGACGTTTGCCGAGCTGTGCGCCAGGCCGCTGGGGCCGCAGGATTATCTGGCCATCGCCCAGCGGTTCCACACCCTGTTCCTGGAAGACGTGCCGATCCTGAGTTCGGCCAACCACCACGAGGCGCGGCGTCTGGTGACCCTGGTGGACGCCCTCTATGAGGCCAAGACCAAGCTGATCGTGCTGGCGGCGGCCAAGCCCGAGGCGCTCTATACCGAAGGGGTGGGGGCGTTCGAGTTTGAGCGCACCGTGTCGCGCTTCAACGAAATGCAGAGCAAGGACTGGCTGGCGCACGTCCGCGACTGACGGTTAGGGTAAGGGCTGACCCTCGGAGTGTTTCCATGCGCCGTCTCGCCCTCGCCGCCGCCCTTTCTTTGACCTTATCGCCGCTGACGGCGGGAGGAGCGTTCGCCCAAACGGCGCCGGCTGCGGCCAGTCGCGGGCTGACGCCGGCCGAGGTCGCGACGTGGATCATCGGGCTGGGCGGGCGGGTCGGGCCTGTGCAGACCGAGAACGGCCTGACCTTCTTCACCGTGACCAATGCGGGCCTGACCTGGGCGGTCTTCTTCTATGGCTGCGAGGCGTCTGGCTGCGGCGAGGTTCAGTTCAGCGCCGTGGTGCCGGGCTCCGGCGCGACGCTGGACAAGGTGAACGCCTGGAACCGCGACAACCGCTATCTGAAGGCCTTCCACACCGCGGCTGAAACACCGACGGCGACGGTGCAATACGATGTCGTCGTGCTGTCGGGCGAAGGCGTGGCGCAACTGGCGGACCCGCTGACGGTCTGGCTGCAACTGCTGCCGAAGTTTGCGGCAGGCATGGGCTACGTCCCGCCGCAATGATGCCCCTCTCCCAACGGGAGGAGGGAAAAGAAAAATGGCCTGCGGATCGCTCCGCAGGCCCCTCGTCATTCGATCGTCGCGCGGCTTACGCCAGCGAGGAATCGATGTCCTTGCAGGCTTGCAGCAGGCCCTGGACCGAGGCGACCGACTTTTCGAACATCGCCTTTTCTTCGTCGTTGGTGGTGAACTCGACGATCTTCTCGACGCCGCCGGCGCCGATCAGCGCGGGGACGCCGACGTAGAGGTCCGACAGACCGTATTCGCCCGACAGCCAGACGGCGCAGGGCAGGACGCGCTTCTGGTCCAGCAGGTAGGACTTGGCCATGGCGATGGCGGATTCCGCCGGGGCGTAGAAGGCCGAGCCGGTCTTCAGCAGGGCCACGATCTCTCCGCCGCCCTTGCGGGTGCGCTCGACGATGGCGTCCAGTTCGTCCTGCGACAGGAAGCCGGCGGCGACGGCGTCCGGCAGGGGCAGGCCTCCGACGGTCGAGTGGCGCACCATCGGCACCATGTCGTCGCCGTGACCACCCAGGGTCCAGGCGTGGATGTCCTGCACCGACACGCCGGTCTTTTCAGCCAGGAAATAGGCGAAGCGGGCCGAGTCCAGCACGCCGGCCATGCCGACCACCTTCTCCTTCGGCAGGCCGGAGAAGTTCTGCAAGGCCCAGACCATGGCGTCGAGCGGGTTGGTGATGCAGATGACAAAGGCGTTGGGCGCGTGGGCCTTGATGCCCTCGCCGACGGCCTTCATGACCTTCAGGTTGATGCCGATCAGGTCGTCGCGGCTCATGCCCGGCTTGCGCGGCACGCCGGCGGTGACGATGCAGACGTCTGCGCCCGCGATGTCGGCATAGTCGTTGGCGCCCTTCAGGGCCACGTCCTGGCCGAAGACGGCCGAGGCCTCGGCGATGTCCAGCGCCTTGCCCTGCGGGGTGCCTTCGGCGATGTCGAACAGGATCACGTCGCCCAGGGCTTCGCGCGCGGCCACGTGGGCCAGGGTTCCGCCGATCATGCCGGCGCCGATAAGGGCGATCTTCGCGCGAGCCATGGATGTCTCCGTTTATTGCGTGTGCGAAAGGGGATTAATCGTGCGGGCGGTCTAGACCCCTCGCGCGGCTGTCGCAAGAACCTCGCTTTACGGCCTTGGTCAGGCTTGCGAAGGTCCGGCGACAACCGGAGGACTTCGATGCGCCGTTCATTCGCTTTCGCCCTGCTGCTGGCCTCGGTCGCCACGCCTGTGCTGGCCCAGACGCCGCCTGCGACCATCGGCGAACGCTATATCCCGGCGCCCTGGTGGATGCGCGATCCGGTCATCGCCTCCGTCGGCCAGGTGCGGGTGGAGATTCAAGCCAACCGCGCCTTCGTTTCGGCCAGCTTCCAGTCGGTGGACCGCAGCGTCGCCGAGGCCTCGCGCGCCGCCGCCGATCAGGTTCGGGCGCTGAGCCAGGCGTTGTCGGCCTATGGGCCGGACAAGGTGCGGGTCGAGACCAGCGTCACCACCCGGCCGCTCTATGACCAGTACCGCGACGAAAACGGGGTGATGCGCGACAACACCCGAGCCGACCGCGTGGCCCGCTATCAGGCCGACGCCTCGGTCAATGTGACGGTGCGCGATGTGCGCCTGATCGAGCGGGTCTATGCGACCATCGTTGCTTCGCGTCCGACCTCGATCGGACAGGTCAATTTCAACCTGGACCCCGACAACAGCTGGAAGGCCAATCTGCAGGCCGAGGCGATGAAGGATGCGCGTCGCCGGGCCGAGGCGGCGGCGACCAACGCCGGCGCGACCCTCGGGCGGGTCAAGATCATCGATCCGTCGGGGCGGGTTTGCCAGACGGACGTGCTGGCGGGCTGGCCTTCATACGCCGCAGGGGGCGGGCAGGAGACGACGGTAGACGACATCGTGGTGACGGGGTCGCGATCGGAAGCGCGCATGGAATATGCCGCGCCGCCAGCCCCGCCCCCTCCGCCCGGAGGCGGGGCGCCCAGCGAGGCACAGATCGAGGCGGCTCGGCTGGCGCTGCAACCGCCCTTGCACGTGATGACTGACAGCGCCTGCGTCATCTACGGACTGAATTGATGGGGTTCGAGGTCGCTCCGGCCTTCGAGGCGGGATCGGTCGCCGCCGCCGAATGGCCGCTGTGCCATGTGCGGCTGCAGGACGACGCTCGCTTTCCCTGGCTGATCCTGATCCCCCGCGTCGAGGGGGCGGTGGAGCTGGAAGACCTCAGTGTCGAACAGCGGACAATGTTGATGGAGGAGACGGTGCGCGCCGGGGCGTTGGTTCGTCGGCTAGGCGCGGTTGAAAAACTGAACGTCGGCGCCATCGGCAATGTGACGGCGCAATTGCATGTCCATGTGGTCGGCCGCCGCCGCGACGACGGTCTCTGGCCCGATCCGGTCTGGGGTCGCGGTCCTGTTGTTCCGTATGCGGACGATGAGCGTACGTGGCGGCTGGCGATCGTCGCCGGCGGCTAGATGATATCCAGCGGCACGGCGTGTTTCGGGGGCGGGAAGGCCGCATCCAGCCGTTCCAGATCCTCCAGGTCGAACTGGATGTCCAGGGCGTCGGCGTTGGCCTCGACGTGTTCGACCGAACTGGCCTTGGGGATGGCGATGACGCCGTCGTGGCGCAGGACGGCGGCCAGCGCCACCTGGGCCGGGCTGGCGGAATGGCGATTGGCGATGTCGCGGATCAGGGGCTGCTCCAGCAGTTCGCCTCGCCCAAGCGGCGAATAGGCCATCATCGGCATGTCGCGCGCCTGCATCCACGGGAAGAGGTCGAACTCCACCCCGCGTGAGGCGAGATTATAGAGCAGCTGGTTGGCGGCGCAGTTCTCGCCCCCCTCGATCTCCATCAACTGCTCCATGGCGCGCAGGTCCAGGTTGGACACGCCCCAGCGGGCGATCATCCCTTCGTCGACCAGATCGCGGAAGGCCTCGACGGTCTCCTCCAGCGGCACATGGCCTTCCCAGTGCAGCAGATAGAGATCCAGCCGCTCGACGCCGAGCCGTTCCAGCGACTTCTCGCAGGCCAGCATCATCTTCATCTCCGACGCATTCTCAGGCCGGACCTTGGAGACCAAAAAGACCTCATCGCGGCGTCCGGCGATGACCTCGCCCACCAGACGTTCCGAGCGGCCGTCGCCATACAGTTCGGCCGTGTCGATCAGGGTCATGCCCAGGTCGATGCCGCGCGCCAGGGCCTGCTGCTCTTCATCGCGCCAGGCCGGGTCGTCGCCCAGCTCCCAGGTGCCTTGGCCGAGGGCGGGAACGGTCGTACCGTCCGCAAAGGTGACGAGGCGGGTCATGTCCGTCCTGACGATAATGAGCGGCGAAGACGCCGTCGGAGGAAGCGATGCGAACCCGGCATATCAAGACCGACGGTCTGGTCCAACAGGTTCTGGAGGCCGGGTTCGAGGATGACAACGCGCCGCTGGTCCTGCTGATCCACGGCTTTCCCGAACTAGGGATCAGCTGGCGCGCCCAGGTCGAGGCGATGTCGCAGGCGGGCTATCATGTCGTCGCCCCGGACATGCGGGGCTATGGCGGGACGGACAAGCCGGCGGGGGTGGAGGCCTACTCGATCCTGCATCTGGTCGGGGACATGGTCGATCTGGTCCGGGCGCTGAGCAAAGGGCCTTGCGTCGTCGTCGGGCATGACTGGGGCGCGCCGGTGGCCTGGCATTGCGCCTTGTTTAGGCCGGATCTGTTCACGGCGGTCGCGGGGCTGTCTGTCCCGTTCCAGCCGCGCCGACCCAAGGGACCGCCCACGGCCGCCATGGCCGCCATCTCGAAACGGGCCGGGCTGGGCGACCTCTACATCAGCCGATTCCAGGCGCCCGACGCGCACATGGCGTTGGACGCCGATCCGGCGATGGCGCTGAGGAAACTGTTCTATGCCTACGACAGCGCGACGCCGGCCGAGCGCAGATCGACCGGCTTCATGCCCGAGGGCGTGGCTCTGCTCGACACCATCGCCGACGACGCGACCCTGCCGCCATGGATGAGCGAGGCGCATTTCGACGAATATGTGCAGGCTTTTTCGGCGGGCGGGTTCGAAGGGCCGCTGAACTGGTATCGGGCGATGGACCTGAACTGGTTGCTGACGGCCTTAGTGCAGGACCAAAAGATCACCCCGCCTGCCCTGTTCATCGTCGGCGAGGACGACCC containing:
- a CDS encoding YbjN domain-containing protein, which gives rise to MRRLALAAALSLTLSPLTAGGAFAQTAPAAASRGLTPAEVATWIIGLGGRVGPVQTENGLTFFTVTNAGLTWAVFFYGCEASGCGEVQFSAVVPGSGATLDKVNAWNRDNRYLKAFHTAAETPTATVQYDVVVLSGEGVAQLADPLTVWLQLLPKFAAGMGYVPPQ
- a CDS encoding aspartate-semialdehyde dehydrogenase is translated as MGYRVAIVGATGNVGREMLNILEELEFPVDEIHAIASRKSKGVEVSFGDKTVKCQDIEQFDFSKVDIVLMSAGGAVSKEWSEKIGKAGPIVIDNSSAFRKDPDVPLIVPEVNPDAIKDATKKNIIANPNCSTIQLVTALKPLHDAAKIKRVVVSTYQSVSGAGKEGMDELWNQTKAIYGLGDATPKKFPKQIAFNVIPYIGSFLEDGSTDEEKKMSDETHKMLDPDIKVTVTCVRVPVFVGHSEAVNVEFDRPIEPDEARAILREAPGVLVIDKQEHDGYITPVDAASEHAVYVSRIRKDTTVENGLNLWVVSDNLRKGAALNAVQIAQLLDETGVIKSSSGYRSITV
- the zapE gene encoding cell division protein ZapE translates to MTSRIRNAYDIRVEEGVLTPDPAQESVITALERLEVDLAKRGLFGKAPEVRGIYLYGPPGRGKSMLMDLFYSATPEPRKTRAHFHAFMARIHDLVKQWREGDAKTRKAVFGTHRGDDPIPPIAKLIASEARLLCFDELQVTDIADAMILGRLFEALFEDRVVLAITSNRAPEDLYKNGINRQLFLPFIDIIRERCVVVETAGTRDWRLDRMTSAQVWHTPDDRAAFEALWRELKGGEPEEPAHLSVLGRDVVVQRTVGSMARATFAELCARPLGPQDYLAIAQRFHTLFLEDVPILSSANHHEARRLVTLVDALYEAKTKLIVLAAAKPEALYTEGVGAFEFERTVSRFNEMQSKDWLAHVRD
- the mdh gene encoding malate dehydrogenase, whose protein sequence is MARAKIALIGAGMIGGTLAHVAAREALGDVILFDIAEGTPQGKALDIAEASAVFGQDVALKGANDYADIAGADVCIVTAGVPRKPGMSRDDLIGINLKVMKAVGEGIKAHAPNAFVICITNPLDAMVWALQNFSGLPKEKVVGMAGVLDSARFAYFLAEKTGVSVQDIHAWTLGGHGDDMVPMVRHSTVGGLPLPDAVAAGFLSQDELDAIVERTRKGGGEIVALLKTGSAFYAPAESAIAMAKSYLLDQKRVLPCAVWLSGEYGLSDLYVGVPALIGAGGVEKIVEFTTNDEEKAMFEKSVASVQGLLQACKDIDSSLA
- a CDS encoding alpha/beta fold hydrolase, encoding MRTRHIKTDGLVQQVLEAGFEDDNAPLVLLIHGFPELGISWRAQVEAMSQAGYHVVAPDMRGYGGTDKPAGVEAYSILHLVGDMVDLVRALSKGPCVVVGHDWGAPVAWHCALFRPDLFTAVAGLSVPFQPRRPKGPPTAAMAAISKRAGLGDLYISRFQAPDAHMALDADPAMALRKLFYAYDSATPAERRSTGFMPEGVALLDTIADDATLPPWMSEAHFDEYVQAFSAGGFEGPLNWYRAMDLNWLLTALVQDQKITPPALFIVGEDDPVRHYAGGHEAGLKDWAPNLIRSVVVPGAGHWIQQERADEINRLLLDFLQSL
- a CDS encoding SIMPL domain-containing protein, translated to MRRSFAFALLLASVATPVLAQTPPATIGERYIPAPWWMRDPVIASVGQVRVEIQANRAFVSASFQSVDRSVAEASRAAADQVRALSQALSAYGPDKVRVETSVTTRPLYDQYRDENGVMRDNTRADRVARYQADASVNVTVRDVRLIERVYATIVASRPTSIGQVNFNLDPDNSWKANLQAEAMKDARRRAEAAATNAGATLGRVKIIDPSGRVCQTDVLAGWPSYAAGGGQETTVDDIVVTGSRSEARMEYAAPPAPPPPPGGGAPSEAQIEAARLALQPPLHVMTDSACVIYGLN
- the rarD gene encoding EamA family transporter RarD, which produces MNAHAPPADGRAVGTAIACYTLWGLLPLLFMAMAAHGFGAPEILAHRAVWSVFVAGLVLLLAGQWGEARRVLATPRTLAWLALSALLIGTNWSLYVFATTHHATLEASLGYYINPLLNMAAGAVLFREKIDRWSALAIGLAAIGVVIQTIALGHVPIIGLTLAVTFCAYAVIRKRVPASAQTGLFVECLVLLPIGAVFLAWLTTHGQAVGFGSPSGLIWALVNGPATVIPLALFAWSARRLPLSTVGFIQFLAPTLQFACGVATGEPLTLLRIVSFVFIWAGAGVFALAAFNRSRAAREALKTTAEPA
- a CDS encoding HIT domain-containing protein, coding for MGFEVAPAFEAGSVAAAEWPLCHVRLQDDARFPWLILIPRVEGAVELEDLSVEQRTMLMEETVRAGALVRRLGAVEKLNVGAIGNVTAQLHVHVVGRRRDDGLWPDPVWGRGPVVPYADDERTWRLAIVAGG
- a CDS encoding aldo/keto reductase; translated protein: MTRLVTFADGTTVPALGQGTWELGDDPAWRDEEQQALARGIDLGMTLIDTAELYGDGRSERLVGEVIAGRRDEVFLVSKVRPENASEMKMMLACEKSLERLGVERLDLYLLHWEGHVPLEETVEAFRDLVDEGMIARWGVSNLDLRAMEQLMEIEGGENCAANQLLYNLASRGVEFDLFPWMQARDMPMMAYSPLGRGELLEQPLIRDIANRHSASPAQVALAAVLRHDGVIAIPKASSVEHVEANADALDIQFDLEDLERLDAAFPPPKHAVPLDII